From Phycodurus eques isolate BA_2022a chromosome 13, UOR_Pequ_1.1, whole genome shotgun sequence, a single genomic window includes:
- the epc1b gene encoding enhancer of polycomb homolog 1b isoform X2 → MLFGLVVAASFFLSFFFNSNIRHHLDYKKSPFGNLTLEHHLQRAISAQQVYGEKRDNMVIPVPEAESNITYYESLYPGDYKMPKQLIHLQPFSLDTEQPDYDLDLDDDAFVTKLKKKMEISLLQFEEMIDRLEKGSGQQLVSLPEAKLLLKEDDELIKEVFDYWSRKRKNTKAHSLINIIKQEKRDGSSTSDPYVAFRRRTEKMQTRKNRKNDEASYEKMLKLRRDLSRAVTILEMIKRREKSKRELLHLTLEIFEKRNVMSDYGGEVLAEVLAERALVRPQIIPLVPLTNQYHMDHKDYKSKPEKTEVPRQKRKYEKKQKTLPLSAGAAHHQCPAIFNAKDLNQYDFPSSDEEPQLHSGSSEAEEENDPDGAYAFRRKAGCQYYAARQGRMSAWPWSPGWEGGLAHARYRYSLTTLTVPRRCQGLGRRRLGRGGRVLLDRAHSDFNNVFHELDPKMLDCAPPPPGSRSPGPRLPATNKFDSTSPTNTSDRSSSSPPSDLSQILLSIKACRWRHFRPRTLQLHQLDNAHPLFRRLCRCVKRPLANTRLPAQRVIRPGPPPRVALTAEQFQLHQDELMQMQKEQLEQQQQLQANRATTAHSTNTTQVSANTLDQAGAQFAASAVVTAEQILALKTKEELSLGGGVNGVLSPSGVYKGLHLSSTASPSLAAPAPPATLSSAASLHPGSATTACSTHSNNGTVHHASPTTTNATQVSLGNSLRLAVPVGKRLHAPRTLSSAMSASALKLAHAAANCQKPKVPSTTAASPLDIVPRENHEQDKAAPLNSLSENTMAMEVT, encoded by the exons GAACACCACCTCCAGCGGGCTATTTCGGCACAGCAGGTCTATGGCGAGAAGCGGGACAACATGGTCATCCCGGTCCCGGAGGCGGAGAGCAACATTACCTACTACGAATCGCTGTACCCTGGAGATTACAAGATGCCAAAGCAGCTCATTCACCTACAGC CTTTCAGCCTGGACACAGAGCAGCCGGACTACGACCTGGACTTGGACGACGATGCCTTCGTCACCAAGTTGAAAAAGAAGATGGAGATCAGCCTGCTGCAGTTTGAGGAGATGATCGACCGGCTGGAGAAAGGCAGCGGGCAGCAG CTGGTGAGTCTCCCTGAGGCCAAGCTGCTCCTCAAGGAGGACGACGAGCTCATCAAGGAGGTGTTTGACTACTGGAGCCGCAAAAGGAAAAACACCAAGGCACACTCGctcatcaacatcatcaagcAGGAGAAGCGTGACGGCTCCAGCACCAGCGACCCCTACGTGGCCTTCCGGAGGCGCACTGAGAAGATGCAGACCAGGAAG AACCGCAAGAACGACGAGGCGTCCTATGAGAAGATGCTGAAACTCCGCAGGGATCTGAGCCGGGCCGTCACCATCTTGGAGATGATCAAGAGGAGGGAGAAGAGCAAAAGAGAGCTGCTGCACCTCACGCTAGAGATCTTTGAGAAGAG GAACGTAATGTCAGACTACGGCGGTGAGGTCCTGGCCGAGGTCCTGGCTGAGCGGGCGCTGGTGAGGCCGCAGATCATCCCACTGGTTCCACTCACCAACCAGTACCACATGGACCACAAGGACTATAAGTCCAAG CCCGAGAAGACAGAAGTCCCTCGACAGAAGAGGAAATAcgagaagaagcagaagacaCTTCCGCTGTCGGCCGGTGCCGCCCACCACCAATGTCCGGCCATCTTCAACGCAAAGGACCTGAACCAGTATGACTTCCCCAGCTCTGATGAAGAGCCGCAG CTGCACTCTGGCTCGTCAGAAGCTGAGGAAGAGAACGACCCGGATGGCGCCTACGCTTTTCGAAGGAAGGCGGGGTGCCAGTACTACGCT GCTCGTCAGGGTCGCATGTCCGCCTGGCCGTGGTCCCCGGGCTGGGAAGGCGGGTTGGCCCACGCCCGATACCGCTACAGTCTTACCACGCTCACAGTACCACGACGCTGCCAGGGCCTGGGTCGGCGACGCCTGGGACGAGGGGGCAG GGTCTTACTGGACCGAGCACATTCAGACTTTAACAACGTTTTCCATGAACTGGACCCGAAGATGCTGGACTGCGCACCACCCCCGCCAGGCTCACGCTCACCGGGCCCTCGCTTGCCGGCCACCAACAAGTTTGACAGTACCTCACCAACAAATACCTCAGACAGAAGCTCCTCCTCGCCGCCCTCGGACCTCAGTCAGATTCTTTTGAGCATAAAGGCATGCCGGTGGCGCCACTTCCGGCCACGGACGCTACAGCTCCACCAGCTTGACAACGCCCACCCACTGTTCCGTAGGCTCTGTCGATGTGTTAAGCGGCCGCTCGCCAACACGCGGTTGCCAGCCCAGCGCGTCATACGGCCTGGACCGCCGCCCCGTGTCG CCCTGACTGCCGAGCAGTTCCAGCTTCATCAGGACGAGTTGATGCAGATGCAGAAGGAGCAgctggagcagcagcagcaacttcAAGCCAACAGAGCCACCACTGCCCACAGCACAAATACAACACAG gtgtcGGCCAACACGTTGGACCAGGCTGGAGCTCAGTTCGCCGCCTCTGCTGTCGTCACCGCCGAGCAAATTCTGGCTTTAAAGACCAAGGAGGAGCTCAGTCTGGGTGGCGGAGTCAACGGCGTCCTGTCCCCCTCAG gTGTCTACAAGGGCTTGCACCTATCCAGCACAGCGTCACCCTCCCTGGCcgcaccggccccgcctgccaCCCTGTCCAGCGCCGCCTCCCTGCACCCAGGCAGCGCCACCACCGCCTGCAGCACCCACAGCAACAACGGCACGGTCCACCACGCCAGCCCCACAACCACTAACGCCACTCAGGTCTCGTTGGGCAATAGCCTCCGCCTGGCCGTGCCCGTTGGAAAACGGCTACACGCCCCCCGAACGCTAAGCAGCGCCATGTCTGCGTCCGCCTTAAAGCTGGCGCACGCCGCCGCCAACTGTCAGAAGCCCAAGGTCCCATCGACCACTGCAGCCTCGCCGCTGGACATTGTGCCCAG GGAGAACCATGAGCAGGACAAGGCGGCACCACTCAACAGCCTGTCTGAGAACACAATGGCCATGGAGGTGACGTAG
- the epc1b gene encoding enhancer of polycomb homolog 1b isoform X1, producing MSKLSFRARALDATKPLPVFRCEDLPDLHEYASINRAVPQMPTGMEKEEESEHHLQRAISAQQVYGEKRDNMVIPVPEAESNITYYESLYPGDYKMPKQLIHLQPFSLDTEQPDYDLDLDDDAFVTKLKKKMEISLLQFEEMIDRLEKGSGQQLVSLPEAKLLLKEDDELIKEVFDYWSRKRKNTKAHSLINIIKQEKRDGSSTSDPYVAFRRRTEKMQTRKNRKNDEASYEKMLKLRRDLSRAVTILEMIKRREKSKRELLHLTLEIFEKRNVMSDYGGEVLAEVLAERALVRPQIIPLVPLTNQYHMDHKDYKSKPEKTEVPRQKRKYEKKQKTLPLSAGAAHHQCPAIFNAKDLNQYDFPSSDEEPQLHSGSSEAEEENDPDGAYAFRRKAGCQYYAARQGRMSAWPWSPGWEGGLAHARYRYSLTTLTVPRRCQGLGRRRLGRGGRVLLDRAHSDFNNVFHELDPKMLDCAPPPPGSRSPGPRLPATNKFDSTSPTNTSDRSSSSPPSDLSQILLSIKACRWRHFRPRTLQLHQLDNAHPLFRRLCRCVKRPLANTRLPAQRVIRPGPPPRVALTAEQFQLHQDELMQMQKEQLEQQQQLQANRATTAHSTNTTQVSANTLDQAGAQFAASAVVTAEQILALKTKEELSLGGGVNGVLSPSGVYKGLHLSSTASPSLAAPAPPATLSSAASLHPGSATTACSTHSNNGTVHHASPTTTNATQVSLGNSLRLAVPVGKRLHAPRTLSSAMSASALKLAHAAANCQKPKVPSTTAASPLDIVPRENHEQDKAAPLNSLSENTMAMEVT from the exons GAACACCACCTCCAGCGGGCTATTTCGGCACAGCAGGTCTATGGCGAGAAGCGGGACAACATGGTCATCCCGGTCCCGGAGGCGGAGAGCAACATTACCTACTACGAATCGCTGTACCCTGGAGATTACAAGATGCCAAAGCAGCTCATTCACCTACAGC CTTTCAGCCTGGACACAGAGCAGCCGGACTACGACCTGGACTTGGACGACGATGCCTTCGTCACCAAGTTGAAAAAGAAGATGGAGATCAGCCTGCTGCAGTTTGAGGAGATGATCGACCGGCTGGAGAAAGGCAGCGGGCAGCAG CTGGTGAGTCTCCCTGAGGCCAAGCTGCTCCTCAAGGAGGACGACGAGCTCATCAAGGAGGTGTTTGACTACTGGAGCCGCAAAAGGAAAAACACCAAGGCACACTCGctcatcaacatcatcaagcAGGAGAAGCGTGACGGCTCCAGCACCAGCGACCCCTACGTGGCCTTCCGGAGGCGCACTGAGAAGATGCAGACCAGGAAG AACCGCAAGAACGACGAGGCGTCCTATGAGAAGATGCTGAAACTCCGCAGGGATCTGAGCCGGGCCGTCACCATCTTGGAGATGATCAAGAGGAGGGAGAAGAGCAAAAGAGAGCTGCTGCACCTCACGCTAGAGATCTTTGAGAAGAG GAACGTAATGTCAGACTACGGCGGTGAGGTCCTGGCCGAGGTCCTGGCTGAGCGGGCGCTGGTGAGGCCGCAGATCATCCCACTGGTTCCACTCACCAACCAGTACCACATGGACCACAAGGACTATAAGTCCAAG CCCGAGAAGACAGAAGTCCCTCGACAGAAGAGGAAATAcgagaagaagcagaagacaCTTCCGCTGTCGGCCGGTGCCGCCCACCACCAATGTCCGGCCATCTTCAACGCAAAGGACCTGAACCAGTATGACTTCCCCAGCTCTGATGAAGAGCCGCAG CTGCACTCTGGCTCGTCAGAAGCTGAGGAAGAGAACGACCCGGATGGCGCCTACGCTTTTCGAAGGAAGGCGGGGTGCCAGTACTACGCT GCTCGTCAGGGTCGCATGTCCGCCTGGCCGTGGTCCCCGGGCTGGGAAGGCGGGTTGGCCCACGCCCGATACCGCTACAGTCTTACCACGCTCACAGTACCACGACGCTGCCAGGGCCTGGGTCGGCGACGCCTGGGACGAGGGGGCAG GGTCTTACTGGACCGAGCACATTCAGACTTTAACAACGTTTTCCATGAACTGGACCCGAAGATGCTGGACTGCGCACCACCCCCGCCAGGCTCACGCTCACCGGGCCCTCGCTTGCCGGCCACCAACAAGTTTGACAGTACCTCACCAACAAATACCTCAGACAGAAGCTCCTCCTCGCCGCCCTCGGACCTCAGTCAGATTCTTTTGAGCATAAAGGCATGCCGGTGGCGCCACTTCCGGCCACGGACGCTACAGCTCCACCAGCTTGACAACGCCCACCCACTGTTCCGTAGGCTCTGTCGATGTGTTAAGCGGCCGCTCGCCAACACGCGGTTGCCAGCCCAGCGCGTCATACGGCCTGGACCGCCGCCCCGTGTCG CCCTGACTGCCGAGCAGTTCCAGCTTCATCAGGACGAGTTGATGCAGATGCAGAAGGAGCAgctggagcagcagcagcaacttcAAGCCAACAGAGCCACCACTGCCCACAGCACAAATACAACACAG gtgtcGGCCAACACGTTGGACCAGGCTGGAGCTCAGTTCGCCGCCTCTGCTGTCGTCACCGCCGAGCAAATTCTGGCTTTAAAGACCAAGGAGGAGCTCAGTCTGGGTGGCGGAGTCAACGGCGTCCTGTCCCCCTCAG gTGTCTACAAGGGCTTGCACCTATCCAGCACAGCGTCACCCTCCCTGGCcgcaccggccccgcctgccaCCCTGTCCAGCGCCGCCTCCCTGCACCCAGGCAGCGCCACCACCGCCTGCAGCACCCACAGCAACAACGGCACGGTCCACCACGCCAGCCCCACAACCACTAACGCCACTCAGGTCTCGTTGGGCAATAGCCTCCGCCTGGCCGTGCCCGTTGGAAAACGGCTACACGCCCCCCGAACGCTAAGCAGCGCCATGTCTGCGTCCGCCTTAAAGCTGGCGCACGCCGCCGCCAACTGTCAGAAGCCCAAGGTCCCATCGACCACTGCAGCCTCGCCGCTGGACATTGTGCCCAG GGAGAACCATGAGCAGGACAAGGCGGCACCACTCAACAGCCTGTCTGAGAACACAATGGCCATGGAGGTGACGTAG
- the epc1b gene encoding enhancer of polycomb homolog 1b isoform X3, producing the protein MVIPVPEAESNITYYESLYPGDYKMPKQLIHLQPFSLDTEQPDYDLDLDDDAFVTKLKKKMEISLLQFEEMIDRLEKGSGQQLVSLPEAKLLLKEDDELIKEVFDYWSRKRKNTKAHSLINIIKQEKRDGSSTSDPYVAFRRRTEKMQTRKNRKNDEASYEKMLKLRRDLSRAVTILEMIKRREKSKRELLHLTLEIFEKRNVMSDYGGEVLAEVLAERALVRPQIIPLVPLTNQYHMDHKDYKSKPEKTEVPRQKRKYEKKQKTLPLSAGAAHHQCPAIFNAKDLNQYDFPSSDEEPQLHSGSSEAEEENDPDGAYAFRRKAGCQYYAARQGRMSAWPWSPGWEGGLAHARYRYSLTTLTVPRRCQGLGRRRLGRGGRVLLDRAHSDFNNVFHELDPKMLDCAPPPPGSRSPGPRLPATNKFDSTSPTNTSDRSSSSPPSDLSQILLSIKACRWRHFRPRTLQLHQLDNAHPLFRRLCRCVKRPLANTRLPAQRVIRPGPPPRVALTAEQFQLHQDELMQMQKEQLEQQQQLQANRATTAHSTNTTQVSANTLDQAGAQFAASAVVTAEQILALKTKEELSLGGGVNGVLSPSGVYKGLHLSSTASPSLAAPAPPATLSSAASLHPGSATTACSTHSNNGTVHHASPTTTNATQVSLGNSLRLAVPVGKRLHAPRTLSSAMSASALKLAHAAANCQKPKVPSTTAASPLDIVPRENHEQDKAAPLNSLSENTMAMEVT; encoded by the exons ATGGTCATCCCGGTCCCGGAGGCGGAGAGCAACATTACCTACTACGAATCGCTGTACCCTGGAGATTACAAGATGCCAAAGCAGCTCATTCACCTACAGC CTTTCAGCCTGGACACAGAGCAGCCGGACTACGACCTGGACTTGGACGACGATGCCTTCGTCACCAAGTTGAAAAAGAAGATGGAGATCAGCCTGCTGCAGTTTGAGGAGATGATCGACCGGCTGGAGAAAGGCAGCGGGCAGCAG CTGGTGAGTCTCCCTGAGGCCAAGCTGCTCCTCAAGGAGGACGACGAGCTCATCAAGGAGGTGTTTGACTACTGGAGCCGCAAAAGGAAAAACACCAAGGCACACTCGctcatcaacatcatcaagcAGGAGAAGCGTGACGGCTCCAGCACCAGCGACCCCTACGTGGCCTTCCGGAGGCGCACTGAGAAGATGCAGACCAGGAAG AACCGCAAGAACGACGAGGCGTCCTATGAGAAGATGCTGAAACTCCGCAGGGATCTGAGCCGGGCCGTCACCATCTTGGAGATGATCAAGAGGAGGGAGAAGAGCAAAAGAGAGCTGCTGCACCTCACGCTAGAGATCTTTGAGAAGAG GAACGTAATGTCAGACTACGGCGGTGAGGTCCTGGCCGAGGTCCTGGCTGAGCGGGCGCTGGTGAGGCCGCAGATCATCCCACTGGTTCCACTCACCAACCAGTACCACATGGACCACAAGGACTATAAGTCCAAG CCCGAGAAGACAGAAGTCCCTCGACAGAAGAGGAAATAcgagaagaagcagaagacaCTTCCGCTGTCGGCCGGTGCCGCCCACCACCAATGTCCGGCCATCTTCAACGCAAAGGACCTGAACCAGTATGACTTCCCCAGCTCTGATGAAGAGCCGCAG CTGCACTCTGGCTCGTCAGAAGCTGAGGAAGAGAACGACCCGGATGGCGCCTACGCTTTTCGAAGGAAGGCGGGGTGCCAGTACTACGCT GCTCGTCAGGGTCGCATGTCCGCCTGGCCGTGGTCCCCGGGCTGGGAAGGCGGGTTGGCCCACGCCCGATACCGCTACAGTCTTACCACGCTCACAGTACCACGACGCTGCCAGGGCCTGGGTCGGCGACGCCTGGGACGAGGGGGCAG GGTCTTACTGGACCGAGCACATTCAGACTTTAACAACGTTTTCCATGAACTGGACCCGAAGATGCTGGACTGCGCACCACCCCCGCCAGGCTCACGCTCACCGGGCCCTCGCTTGCCGGCCACCAACAAGTTTGACAGTACCTCACCAACAAATACCTCAGACAGAAGCTCCTCCTCGCCGCCCTCGGACCTCAGTCAGATTCTTTTGAGCATAAAGGCATGCCGGTGGCGCCACTTCCGGCCACGGACGCTACAGCTCCACCAGCTTGACAACGCCCACCCACTGTTCCGTAGGCTCTGTCGATGTGTTAAGCGGCCGCTCGCCAACACGCGGTTGCCAGCCCAGCGCGTCATACGGCCTGGACCGCCGCCCCGTGTCG CCCTGACTGCCGAGCAGTTCCAGCTTCATCAGGACGAGTTGATGCAGATGCAGAAGGAGCAgctggagcagcagcagcaacttcAAGCCAACAGAGCCACCACTGCCCACAGCACAAATACAACACAG gtgtcGGCCAACACGTTGGACCAGGCTGGAGCTCAGTTCGCCGCCTCTGCTGTCGTCACCGCCGAGCAAATTCTGGCTTTAAAGACCAAGGAGGAGCTCAGTCTGGGTGGCGGAGTCAACGGCGTCCTGTCCCCCTCAG gTGTCTACAAGGGCTTGCACCTATCCAGCACAGCGTCACCCTCCCTGGCcgcaccggccccgcctgccaCCCTGTCCAGCGCCGCCTCCCTGCACCCAGGCAGCGCCACCACCGCCTGCAGCACCCACAGCAACAACGGCACGGTCCACCACGCCAGCCCCACAACCACTAACGCCACTCAGGTCTCGTTGGGCAATAGCCTCCGCCTGGCCGTGCCCGTTGGAAAACGGCTACACGCCCCCCGAACGCTAAGCAGCGCCATGTCTGCGTCCGCCTTAAAGCTGGCGCACGCCGCCGCCAACTGTCAGAAGCCCAAGGTCCCATCGACCACTGCAGCCTCGCCGCTGGACATTGTGCCCAG GGAGAACCATGAGCAGGACAAGGCGGCACCACTCAACAGCCTGTCTGAGAACACAATGGCCATGGAGGTGACGTAG